The stretch of DNA TAATTTCTGATTCGGGCTTTGGCGACGGGTGTGATTAACCTACGGGGCGATGATCGCCCGCTTGGTGATGCGTCTGCGGTAGCCGTTACTCAGGTGCATAGACCTCTTCCACAACCATGATGTTCGGGCAGGTTGTATCATCGTTACTGGTTGCGGTATGGCATCCGGTCGCCACACCGTTACGGGCTGCTGTCAGAAGTGATCTTTCACTTTAACGGTTCTCGAATTGCGTAAGTTCTATTTCGCCTCGACATGGTTATGATTTTGCTCGCTACCGAATCTGATTCCCCGGCAGTCCCGATCGTGGGGAGCCTGCCGATATGAGCAAGAATTCATCTCTCGCGGGCAGTGAGTCCATCAGTCATGAGGTGCAGAGCGCTGGGGGGAGGGCACAACTATATGGGTCAGTTATTCACTGGCGCTATGGGGTCTTGTCACTCTTGCTCATCGGGTTGATGCTGTCCGCCACCTTGGAACGCGATTGGGGCGGGGATTTTTGGGAGCATAGCGCTGTCGTGCGCGAATTGGCGGAAAATCCATGGTCGCCTCAACATCCGCAATTTGCCCTCGATGCACCGCACGCATTTTACTCGCCGTATTCCATGATCGTCGCCTTGGCATCGCGAGGTCTCGGTCTTTCACCCATTCGGACACTTGCGATTGCGGGAATTTGCAATCTGGCCCTGGTTTTGTTTGGGTTACGATGCTTCATACACACTCTGCCACTTAGCAAGGGCACCTCGTTTTGGACGCTGTTGTTCACACTGATTCTATGGGGCGCATTTCCTTGGGACTGGAGTGGATTTTTACATCTCCGGATATTGGACAATGTGCTGCCCTACCCATCGACGTTTGCCACCGGGCTTGCGTTTGTGTGTTATGCCGCGTTTTATCGTTATCGGCAAACCGGTCGCTACTGGTTGTTGGCCGTTTTGCTCATCGCTTTTCCGGTCATCCTGATCTGTCACCCACCCACAGCGGCGGCCGCGTTCCTCGTGTTGTGTGGCCTCAGTCTTGCAGAAGGAATGCAATCGGTCCGTCAGTCTCTAATGCTATTGGCCGGTTTGGGTGTCTGGTCGGGCATCGTGGTTTCGCTGTGGCCCTATTTCCCTTTTTGGGGGATTGTCACATCTAGCGATGCAACCAACATCAAGGAATTTCATGCAACAGCTCTGTTGTTCTATCAAGACGTGCTTTCCCGAATATTTCCAGCGCTGTTGGGATTGCCGTTCCTTGCGCTACGCTTCTGTTCAAATCGACGCGATCCGTTGCCACTGATTTTTGTGGTGCTTGTTGCCGCCTATGCCGTGGGCCCGATGTTCGGTCTTTGGCAATTCGGTCGTATGATGCCCAGCCTGGTGCTTGTATTGCACATCACCCTCGCTGACCGGGTCGCATATATCGAACAGCGCGCTCTTTCCGGTGCGGTGAAATTGCGGAATCTCATGGCAATGTATATTGTCGTCGGTGCGAGCCTATTGATGTGCGCCGACCTGTGGAACGTCTCGTCTCGGTTCCACCATTGGATTCCGGAACACGATCCCAACGCGGAGTATGAATTTCTAGGCGACTATGTTGGTCAATACGATGTCGTCCTCAGTGACCTAAAGAGCAGTTGGATTGCCCCGACGTTCGCTGGGAGGGTCGTTGCTGTGCCCCATCCTCAGGCGTTCGTCGATTCCCACGAAATTCGTCGCCAGGATCTTGACCGATTTTTCAGGGGCGATACGCCACAAACTGAACGAGAAACAATTCTCAAAAAGTATTCCGGGCGCTTCATATTAATCAATCGCCGAAACAATGATGTGAGCATCGAATTCATGGAGCAAGTCCGCCAACTTGGCGACGCTGTCTATGAACGCGGCGATATCACTCTCATAGCCCTCAGATAATGCATCAACCTATGAAAATTCTCTTCTTACAAAAGCGACCGCTGTTCCCCGCCGATATGGGGGGCAAGATCCGGACTCTCAACGTTCTACGTTACCTAGCCGCCTGGCACGAGGTCACCTACTTGTGCAACGTGCAAGCGGGTGAGGAACCGGGGGTGCAGGAGATGCGCGAGATTGGCCTGCGGGTCGAGACGGTTCCCTGGGTCGAGACGCCGCGGAGTACGCTCAAATTCTATGGAGAACTTGCGGCCAACCTCTTCTCCCCGAATCCGTACAACGTCGATAAGGATTACGATCCCCAGTTGCGCCGGCGGGCTGAGGAGTTGCTGGCTGCTGAACAGTACGATTTGGTCGTCTGTGATTTTGTGCAGATGGCCCGTAACGCCATCGGCCTCCCGGCGGCGGCTAAGGTTCTGTTTGAACACAACGTCGAAGCGCAGATCTTCGAACGGCATGCGCAGCAAGACGAGGGTTGGCTGCGCAGAAAATACATGGGGCTGCAATGGCGCAAGATGCGACAGTTTGAAGGAGAAGCGGGGCAGCAATTCGACGCTGTCGTCGCCGTCAGCCACCAAGACAAAGAGACTTATATCCGCGATTACAACTGGGACCATGTGCAGGTGATCGATACGGCGGTCGATCTCGATTTCTTTCAACCCGACCCGGCTGCCGAACAGCCGCACCGGATTGTGTTTGTGGGGTCAATGGATTGGCTTCCCAATCAGGATGGTGTCCGGCATTTCGTGGAGCAAGTTTGGCCGTCGATTCGCCAACGATGTCCCGAAGCCGAATTCCGCGTCGTCGGTCGCAATCCCACGCCGATGGTTGAGCAATTGGGCCGCGCACCCGGCGTTGAGATCATGGGCACCGTTCCCGACATTCGCCCCTTCTTAGCCGAAGCCGCGTTGGCCGTCGTCCCGCTGTTAGTCGGCGGTGGGACGCGATTGAAGATATTTGAAGCGATGGCCATGCAAAAAGCAGTCGTTAGCACGCCCTTGGGGGCCGAAGGATTAGAAGTTACCTCCGGCGACAATGTGCAACTCGCCAACGCCGGCCCCGATTTCGCCAACGCCGTCGTCGATTTGTTGCAAGATGCGGACAAACGCCACAAGATGGCTGCTGCGGCGCGTCAACTGGTCGAGGAAAACTATTCCGCCGAAACAGTCGCCCGACAATTCGAAGCGATTTGCATCCAAGCCGTCGATTCTCAAAAAACTGCCGCCGGCACGGTCTGATGACGTTCCACGATCACCATCGCAAATCGCCCGTTGTCGCGAAGAGAGCGGCCCACTTGCCCGTACGGCTGTGGTGGGGCGCGGTCGTCGCATATTTTCTGCTGCTCAGCTATCTGCTGCTCACGCCGCATCCGTTGTGGTTCATGGGGACGGCTGGCGTAGCGGCTGAGGAGACTGTGGATAGCACGCTGGCGGACTATGCGCAGCACGCTCTCGCCTATGCCGTGTTGGGGGGGCTGATCACCCTGGCTGCGGTGGGCAAGTCATTCCGGTTTCGCTGTGGCTGGCTGACGGCAGCAGTGGCACACGGAGTTCTCTGCGAAGTCCTGCAACATTTCATTCCCCACCGCCATTTTGGCGCGCATGATGCATTGGCCAATGCTGTGGGGGTGATGGGCGGTTGGGCAATGGCGATGCTTCTCTGCCGTTTGCCGGTGGTCCGTGCCATGACCATGTCGGTTTCTGTCCCTGACCCGGACATCGTCCGCAATTGATCGGCGCGGCTGCTAAGTAACGGCGTGTCTGCTAAGTAATCACGAGCAAAATGCAACGGCGAGGCGAAGACGCTTCGCCGTTACTCTTGCGCGGAGCACGTGCTGGTGGCATGCATTTTTCAATGCGCCGTTAGGCCGCACGCTGTGGTCAATGCTCGTCGTGGTCCCACAGTTTCCCGAAGATCATACGGCCGGCGCTGTTTTGCAGGACGCTGGTGACGATAATGTCTGCATCGGTGCCGACAAGGTCGCCCGCCGCTTCGCACACGACCATCGTGCCATCGTCGAGGTATCCCACGCCTTGACCGACGCTTTCTCCTTCTTTGATGACCTTGATCTGCATCCGTTCGCCCGGGAGATAGCGGGGCTTGAGCGAATTGGCGACGTCGTTGAGATTCACCACATCCACGCCTTGCACGCTGGCGACCTTGTTCAAATTGAAGTCGTTGGTCACCACCCGCCCGCCAAGTTCCATCGCCACTTCCACCAACCGTTGATCGATCGACAGTCCCTTCGATTCCTCACCATTTTCAACATGGTGCATGCGGACGTCGGTTTTCTCGTCGGCCTGTAAACGCGCCAAAATATCCAGCCCACGACGGCCGCGATTTCGCCGCAGTTTTTCTTTGCTGTCTGCGATATTTTGAAGTTCCTTGAGCACAAATGTCGGCACGATCAATTCTGAGTCAAGCACATTGGTATCGACCATATCGGCGATCCGCCCATCGATGATCGCACTGGTGTCCAAGATAAAAGGACGGCCCCCTTTGACCTTTTTAGAAAACTCAACGTAGGGAATGATGAAGCGAAAATCGTCCCTCGTATGCAATAACCACGTCACGCACAAATAAGGGGCTGTAATACTTGTCAAAATTTTGACAAGATTCCCGTAGTTGGAATTAACGAGTGCCGGTTCCAATGCTTGGTTCAAGAGGTTGCTCAACAACCACCCCACCAATAGCCCGAAGTAAATCGCCGATATCACTTGCAGGCTAAATCGCCTCAATCCGAAATCCAACAATGTGGCTGCCTGTGTGATCAACATCAGCACGACAAACGAAACAACGGGATAATCAGCGACTATCTCTGGGCGGTTTTCCGAACTGACGAACATGCCTGCCGCGCCTGCGCAGACAATCAAATAGATCGAACGAATGATGATGAATAGCATGCTACACCTAAATAGCGAATGCGATGGAGATCGCATTTTGGATTGAAAGTTGCAGGGATTTCAGACCTGCTGAAAACTGCGCCCGTGGGAAAATCCATGCAGTGAACAGACCACTGCAGCAACCCAAATCAGCGAT from Symmachiella dynata encodes:
- a CDS encoding glycosyltransferase family 4 protein, producing the protein MKILFLQKRPLFPADMGGKIRTLNVLRYLAAWHEVTYLCNVQAGEEPGVQEMREIGLRVETVPWVETPRSTLKFYGELAANLFSPNPYNVDKDYDPQLRRRAEELLAAEQYDLVVCDFVQMARNAIGLPAAAKVLFEHNVEAQIFERHAQQDEGWLRRKYMGLQWRKMRQFEGEAGQQFDAVVAVSHQDKETYIRDYNWDHVQVIDTAVDLDFFQPDPAAEQPHRIVFVGSMDWLPNQDGVRHFVEQVWPSIRQRCPEAEFRVVGRNPTPMVEQLGRAPGVEIMGTVPDIRPFLAEAALAVVPLLVGGGTRLKIFEAMAMQKAVVSTPLGAEGLEVTSGDNVQLANAGPDFANAVVDLLQDADKRHKMAAAARQLVEENYSAETVARQFEAICIQAVDSQKTAAGTV
- a CDS encoding VanZ family protein — translated: MTFHDHHRKSPVVAKRAAHLPVRLWWGAVVAYFLLLSYLLLTPHPLWFMGTAGVAAEETVDSTLADYAQHALAYAVLGGLITLAAVGKSFRFRCGWLTAAVAHGVLCEVLQHFIPHRHFGAHDALANAVGVMGGWAMAMLLCRLPVVRAMTMSVSVPDPDIVRN
- a CDS encoding PIN/TRAM domain-containing protein codes for the protein MLFIIIRSIYLIVCAGAAGMFVSSENRPEIVADYPVVSFVVLMLITQAATLLDFGLRRFSLQVISAIYFGLLVGWLLSNLLNQALEPALVNSNYGNLVKILTSITAPYLCVTWLLHTRDDFRFIIPYVEFSKKVKGGRPFILDTSAIIDGRIADMVDTNVLDSELIVPTFVLKELQNIADSKEKLRRNRGRRGLDILARLQADEKTDVRMHHVENGEESKGLSIDQRLVEVAMELGGRVVTNDFNLNKVASVQGVDVVNLNDVANSLKPRYLPGERMQIKVIKEGESVGQGVGYLDDGTMVVCEAAGDLVGTDADIIVTSVLQNSAGRMIFGKLWDHDEH